In a genomic window of Curtobacterium flaccumfaciens pv. betae:
- a CDS encoding anti-sigma factor domain-containing protein, whose product MKHVDDETLAMLAVSDQVATDDVAEHLASCDRCRDEVAALQRVAAVTRASEDVTLAAPPEHVWDRIAAEIARTPQQAAAPATDPGRAAERASAATPSDGQHHAVARRHRSRPRRRRVLALVIAGVGVLAVVLGIGVASGIVPGLPRGDTETVLANTELAALPGWSGTTGRAELERDQDGRVTLLVDLHGERGRSGTGPLREVWMMRSDLGGLVSVGYLDGDQGRFTVPDGVDTAEFPVVDVSAEADDGDPAHSGDSIVRGTLTDP is encoded by the coding sequence CGACCGACGACGTCGCCGAGCACCTGGCGTCCTGCGACCGGTGCCGCGACGAGGTGGCCGCGCTGCAGCGGGTCGCCGCGGTGACCCGGGCGTCCGAGGACGTCACGCTGGCCGCGCCCCCGGAGCACGTGTGGGACCGGATCGCGGCCGAGATCGCCCGGACGCCACAGCAGGCCGCGGCGCCGGCGACCGATCCAGGACGAGCGGCCGAACGCGCGTCCGCCGCCACGCCGTCCGACGGGCAGCACCACGCCGTGGCACGCCGACACCGATCCCGTCCGCGTCGTCGCCGTGTCCTGGCGCTGGTGATCGCCGGCGTCGGTGTCCTGGCCGTCGTCCTCGGCATCGGTGTGGCGTCGGGGATCGTCCCCGGACTCCCCCGCGGCGACACCGAGACCGTCCTGGCGAACACCGAGCTCGCAGCGCTGCCCGGTTGGTCGGGGACGACCGGCCGCGCCGAACTCGAACGTGACCAGGACGGCCGGGTGACCCTGCTCGTCGACCTGCACGGAGAGCGCGGTCGCTCCGGCACCGGTCCGCTGCGCGAAGTCTGGATGATGCGGTCGGACCTCGGCGGACTGGTGAGCGTCGGCTACCTCGACGGCGACCAGGGCCGCTTCACGGTGCCCGACGGCGTCGACACCGCGGAGTTCCCGGTCGTGGACGTCTCGGCCGAGGCCGACGACGGTGATCCGGCGCACTCCGGTGACTCGATCGTCCGGGGCACCCTGACCGATCCCTGA
- a CDS encoding helix-turn-helix domain-containing protein: protein MTDTTTVVSPASPATAAPLREVGALIRGARKGRSMTQAQLAERVGTSQSAINRIEQGGQNLSLEMLTRISDALDQQIVSIGGAPQRAHLRVQGGRKLSGSIAVNSSKNAAVALLCASLLNRGVTRLHKVARIVEVDRIIDVLRSLGASVTWSEDGETLEIVAPDDLHLDAIDADAARRTRSVLMFLGPLSGRYESFRLPYAGGCDLGTRTVEPHLIALRPFGVDVEATSGWYEVDVANQAVPTKSVVLTERGDTVTENAILAAAARDGETVIRNASPNYMVQDLCFFLELLGVQIEGIGTTTLRITGKSKIDEVVDYWPSEDPVEAMSLLTAGIVTASTLTVTRAPIEFLEIELATLAEMGLRFDVSEEYAAANGRTRLVDITVHPSELHAPIDKIHAMPFPGLNIDNLPFFVVIAAMAEGTTLVHDWVYEGRAIHLLDLTRLGASVTLRDPHRLDVTGPTHFSGAEISCPPALRPAVVILLAMLAAKGESVLRNVGIIARGYEQLQERLNSLGASIETFHD from the coding sequence ATGACCGACACCACCACCGTCGTCTCGCCGGCATCTCCGGCGACCGCAGCACCCCTCCGTGAGGTCGGCGCCCTGATCCGGGGCGCCCGCAAGGGCCGCAGCATGACGCAGGCCCAGCTCGCCGAACGCGTCGGCACCAGCCAGAGCGCGATCAACCGCATCGAGCAGGGTGGGCAGAACCTGTCCCTCGAGATGCTCACCCGCATCAGCGACGCCCTCGACCAGCAGATCGTCTCGATCGGCGGCGCCCCGCAGCGCGCCCACCTGCGCGTGCAGGGCGGCCGGAAGCTCAGCGGCTCCATCGCGGTGAACTCGAGCAAGAACGCCGCCGTCGCGCTGCTCTGCGCCTCGCTGCTCAACCGCGGCGTCACCCGTCTGCACAAGGTCGCCCGGATCGTCGAGGTCGACCGCATCATCGACGTGCTCCGCAGCCTCGGCGCGAGCGTCACCTGGTCGGAGGACGGCGAGACCCTCGAGATCGTCGCCCCCGACGACCTGCACCTCGACGCGATCGACGCCGACGCCGCCCGCCGCACCCGCAGCGTGCTCATGTTCCTCGGCCCCCTCAGCGGCCGGTACGAGTCGTTCCGTCTGCCCTACGCCGGCGGCTGCGACCTCGGCACCCGCACGGTCGAGCCGCACCTCATCGCGCTGCGTCCGTTCGGCGTGGACGTCGAGGCGACCTCCGGCTGGTACGAGGTCGACGTCGCGAACCAGGCCGTCCCCACCAAGTCGGTCGTGCTCACCGAGCGCGGCGACACCGTGACCGAGAACGCGATCCTGGCCGCCGCGGCCCGCGACGGCGAGACCGTCATCCGGAACGCCAGCCCCAACTACATGGTGCAGGACCTCTGCTTCTTCCTCGAGCTGCTCGGGGTGCAGATCGAGGGCATCGGCACCACCACGCTCCGCATCACCGGCAAGAGCAAGATCGACGAGGTCGTGGACTACTGGCCGAGCGAGGACCCGGTCGAGGCGATGAGCCTGCTGACCGCCGGCATCGTCACCGCGTCGACCCTCACCGTGACGCGTGCGCCGATCGAGTTCCTCGAGATCGAGCTCGCGACCCTGGCCGAGATGGGCCTGCGCTTCGACGTCAGCGAGGAGTACGCAGCCGCCAACGGCCGTACCCGTCTCGTCGACATCACGGTGCACCCGTCCGAGCTGCACGCGCCGATCGACAAGATCCACGCGATGCCGTTCCCCGGCCTGAACATCGACAACCTGCCGTTCTTCGTCGTGATCGCGGCCATGGCCGAGGGCACCACGCTCGTGCACGACTGGGTCTACGAGGGCCGGGCGATCCACCTGCTCGACCTCACCCGCCTGGGCGCGAGCGTCACCTTGCGTGACCCGCACCGCCTCGACGTCACCGGCCCGACGCACTTCTCCGGGGCCGAGATCAGCTGCCCGCCGGCACTGCGGCCTGCCGTGGTGATCCTGCTGGCGATGCTCGCGGCGAAGGGCGAGAGCGTCCTGCGCAACGTCGGCATCATCGCCCGTGGCTACGAGCAGCTGCAGGAGCGCCTCAACTCGCTCGGCGCGTCCATCGAGACGTTCCACGACTGA